Within Antennarius striatus isolate MH-2024 chromosome 22, ASM4005453v1, whole genome shotgun sequence, the genomic segment TCACCATGTTGAAACGTATTAGGAATAATGAATGGAGAAAATAATTTCCACAAACAGGGATTAATAGAGTACATTTCTTTCATCTgtccctccttctcctttcaTGTTTTGTCATCTGAAGAGTCCGGGTAACCATAGAAACCTGACGCATGCGTGGTTGTAATGTTTTGTTGCGACATAACGAAACGATATACGActagtgtgtttgtttactgtagAGGTCTCTGCCTTCTCGACCACCTTGAGTGTAATAACGTGAAATATTACGTGTAAGTATGAATTCGCTATTTTTATAtcgtttttttttacataatttgtaTTGAATAATAACAAACATGCTGGCTACTGTTGTTTGACAACTCCGTAGTACGTTAATAAATCAacccgtgtgtttgtgtttgcgacAGAAGCCAAATCGACATACGGCTGTGGACGGAGAAGTTCAACTCTTGGTCAAAGGaaggacaacaacaacaggaagaacTGTACTTTACCCGTCATCCTGCAAAATAAAACGTGTGATTATGTATTTACTGATCGGTTTGGTTGTTTGTGGCATCTGTGATCACTTCTAACAACCATGCTAGCATGCCTATGTTGTTCTCGCCATTCCGTTAAATGAAATGATTCGTATTTGTTTCTTCAGAAACGTCCACTTCGTGTCTGCGATGGCCAGTCCTCTAAAGGCTGAGGTGATCCGGCTTTACAAAACCGTAAGTGAATTAGtcacattgtgtttgtgtcctgcGATGCAGAATATTCTAATATGTTTCTCGTCCTCCTAAAAGCTGCTCTATCTCGGTCGTGAGTACCCGAAGGGATCGGCTTATTTCAGAGAGCGCTTAAAGGCAGCGTTCATGAAGAATAAAGACGAAACGGATCCTGAGAAGATCAGACAGCTGGTGGGCCGTGGGGACTTTGTCATTAAGGAACTGGAGGCTCTTTATTTCCTCAGAAAATATCGAGCTATGAAAAAGAGGTATTATGAAGTAGAAAAATGAACTGCCCTCAATCAGCACCAATGACCCATCATGAATGAAAGATTATGCGAGATGCCCTGACCTCAATAGAAAAGATCCGTGTCTGAAAAGTGCCAGAGGGGCCAGAGGGTGATGAATGAATCAGTTTCAGGAACTTT encodes:
- the lyrm5a gene encoding LYR motif-containing protein 5A isoform X1, with the translated sequence MFCCDITKRYTTSVFVYCRGLCLLDHLECNNVKYYVSQIDIRLWTEKFNSWSKEGQQQQEELNVHFVSAMASPLKAEVIRLYKTLLYLGREYPKGSAYFRERLKAAFMKNKDETDPEKIRQLVGRGDFVIKELEALYFLRKYRAMKKRYYEVEK
- the lyrm5a gene encoding LYR motif-containing protein 5A isoform X2 translates to MASPLKAEVIRLYKTLLYLGREYPKGSAYFRERLKAAFMKNKDETDPEKIRQLVGRGDFVIKELEALYFLRKYRAMKKRYYEVEK